GCCATCAACACCAAAATAGATGGACTGACACTGAAATCGCTAAAATGATGCTCTGTTACCCAAGCTTCTTCAAAGCCTAAACTTTCTGCACGTCTAACTAATGCTACTTGCTCAAAAATTGCACGACGAGCATCGAGATGATGATTTTCGTAATTGCAAAAAATTCCAGTTTTCATAGTAAATCTTCCTGTTCTTGTGTCAACATCCAGTGCAGTTCTAACCACAAGCGAGGATGAGCATCCTTTAATTTCGATTGGGGATCTCGTAGCAAGCGACTAGCATTGATGCAAACAACTTCAGCTAGTCCCAGATGTTGTGCTACATCTTTGAGTACATCTTTTTGCTCTTTGAGAACAGCAATCATGCTATCAGGACAATAAATCCCAATGTATGGTAGAGAGCGATGGGCTTCGCCCCGCTGTAGGCTAACGCAATGTTTTTTCCAAGAAGATTGAATAACTTTGATATAGCAATGGCGTAAGCGCTCACCCAATTGTGCTTCATAGTGATTAACAACTATTGTGAATTGTTGCACTAGGTCTGATTCAGTAATCATTTCAACCTCCATTTATGTGTGATCTCTTGAAAATTTGATCAGATTACCGACTTATTTAATAAGTTGAGAATCTGGCAACCCCCTCATCTTTAAATTGGTAGAAATTTTGAGGTTTATATGTGAAAATTTAAAATATCTAATCTTGTATATAGGGCTTTGTGGGAATTGTACAAAAAGGTCGGCAAAGGATTTTTTTATTAATGCCGACTTCGGTATCTTCAAAAACTATAAAATGTTGCAGCAAATGTAAGAAACGCCGTTTGTCAAAAACACCTTGAATCAGTACCTCTAACTCAGTTGCTTCCGAGTCGGGAAAGTCTTCGCCATCAATTGTGCGCCAGGGTAAAAACTCTTGCAAATCCGATGTTAATGTACCGACTCGCGCCCGATTTCCACAAGTAATAGCTACTAATGTATTGTAATAAAAGAGCTTTGGTATCTGTTGAATATAGGTTTGAAGTCGTTCATAACCTGCTTTAAACGTGGCTTGTTCATCACTAGCATGAATCGAGACAATCACTGCTAAAGGTAAGCCATTGATGAAAACAACCACATCAGGACAATGAGCATGACTCCCCTCAACAACAGTAAAAGGATGAATAACTAGCCAATCATTATTCAGTAGATTATCCGAATCAATTAGCCACACTTTGTCAGAAACTATTTGTTCATTGAAGAGATATTCAACTTCAATGCCATCAGTTAAGAATTTATGAAAACTTCGGTTATTTTCCAGTAAGTTGCAATCTGTGATAGTTATCTGACTGATAGCGGCAGATATCGCTTCATCTGGTAAAGTCGGATTAATCCTCTTCAAAGCGCTATAAAGGCGATCGCGCAAAATCACCTCAGTATAACTGGTGCGCCCTATGCGATACTTAAGAGAGGCAATGTCTTGTTCTAACAGAACTGTGTAGCCAATGACCTCAAACCAGGTGAGCAAAGATGGTGCTGCAACTGATTGTTTGAAGTCAAAGCGGCGGCGAAGCTTTCTTGGGATACTACTCGTCACAGTTGCTCTTGTGGGCTGTGTTTGATTCATATCTAGTAAAAGACGTAATTTTCAGTCAATGCAGAAGCTTGCGCCTAGCTTCCTAGCATTGGTTGGTATATTTCCAAAGCGTATACGGCTTGCCATTAACTATCAAAGCTGAAATTACTCCACAAAATTGTATCCGTTGATGCATTTTACCAAACTTGTTGGTATTAATATCAAATGATTGAGGATTCCGAGTGTTGGTTTAGTTTTGACGGTGAAGAAAAAGTCGTAAGGATTCAGCATTTCCTTTTCCTGGCTCTTGATTTATGTTTTTCTGCAACAAATAATATCCTTGAACGTAATTTCTTTGTATGAGCAGCAAAACTATTGCAATCATTAGTTTGATTAGTACAGGTGCAAAAATCAAACTTAAACTTAGAAATAACAAAGCAATCAATACAGCTATTGGCTGCTCTATTTGATCCGCAATACTTCTACTGATATAAACAGAAATAATCGCGCTCACCAAAGCAATTAATGAAAATAAAAACATGACGACTACTCTTTTAATCTTGTTCTGAACTATTAGTTATAAGCAGTAAAAAGAGCATCTATAACTCATAATTACGCGCTTCATAACTATCCTTAATGCTTAACTTTGGCTGACTGCTCTAAAAAGAGGTTGCCAATGTCAAATAAAAG
The window above is part of the Tolypothrix sp. NIES-4075 genome. Proteins encoded here:
- a CDS encoding type I restriction endonuclease → MNQTQPTRATVTSSIPRKLRRRFDFKQSVAAPSLLTWFEVIGYTVLLEQDIASLKYRIGRTSYTEVILRDRLYSALKRINPTLPDEAISAAISQITITDCNLLENNRSFHKFLTDGIEVEYLFNEQIVSDKVWLIDSDNLLNNDWLVIHPFTVVEGSHAHCPDVVVFINGLPLAVIVSIHASDEQATFKAGYERLQTYIQQIPKLFYYNTLVAITCGNRARVGTLTSDLQEFLPWRTIDGEDFPDSEATELEVLIQGVFDKRRFLHLLQHFIVFEDTEVGINKKILCRPFCTIPTKPYIQD